In Rhodamnia argentea isolate NSW1041297 chromosome 5, ASM2092103v1, whole genome shotgun sequence, the DNA window tttttgagagatgtaatcaatcatttttaagactatattttcggaattttcgttgactaattttttctaaaagatgtaaccaattattttttaaaaaatatcttttaaatctcgaatttttcgtaaaacaaacgaagccgaactaaaaatgaaacaaaaaaaaaaaaggtgaagaagaaaatgacggTGCGATCGCAAAACGACGTTGCGAGAACCATGGACACGGCAACGGGAACTCGACAGGGCGGGGGCATATCCGTGATTTCACCGTTTAGATATTTTCTCCAGAGGGACCCAATAAAAGAAATCTTCAGCGAAAGTAATAACAAGAGGGAACGAAATATGCCCACCAGCCACCAGCACCGCAGCGTCACTTGACCCCCCCGGGCCCACCGAATCCCCACCGCCTCCGGCTCGATTTTTCTCCTTAACCACGGTTAGTGCCTCGTGCGTCTCGTGTGACTCCGGGTCAACTCCGTCGTTGACTCGCCCGGGGGACTCCCGGCCAACTCAGTTGACGGAGCTCCTTCCTTACGTGCGCGCGTTCTTTCCCCCTTTGTCGTCctgtcttccttttcttttcgtaGCGACGAGTTTGGTGACGAACTCGCTTTGAATTCGGTGGAGGAGACACGGAacgaatttttaaattttcgggAACGAGAGATTTCCGACACTAAGTCGCGACTACTCCGTCAATCACTCGAAAATAACGTTATTTTGAAATTATCACTCCACATCTcgttaaaaatattaaaaacatcTATTATCGAAAAATACGGCCGTTCACGCTAATCCAAAAAcccggtatttttttttatagcaaatgCAATGCGATATTTCAAACTCAAAtgtagccaaaaaaaaaaaagaagaagcataacATATCAATTTACTCTTTTGAGATAAATTGCAATGATACGCTACGACAAAATCGGTATCATTATATGGATGTTCGAcataattattgaaaaattagcCTTCATTAACGTGTCACGTGCTAAAACTTTACACTTGAGTCTCCATTGTCATAAAATTGCTGTATATCGTAAACTCATCTCAcgaaaattattcaaattttgACTGATTTTCTATTTGTCCGTGTTTAAAATGCTGTCTATGTTTTTCTCCCCTCCATATTATCCATGTGCTAATCTTGCTAGCAATTGAAATCTGCCATACTTACATTCCATTGACAACGAATTTCTTGCTAATTGACTCGGTTCATTAGCCGAGGCCTCGATGGGTTATCACCAAGTCATAATTTGATGAAATGTCAAGATATTAAACGAacaaatttaattagattattgtCTATAAATTTGCCTAttagttaaaagaaaataagtcggCGATGATGTCCATAAAATTTGGCCACGATGTTCCGataacaaattaaatattttcgagGGTTTATTGTTGTAATTACACTTTTGGCATCAAATCCACCCATTGTGAGCAATTTCTCGCATCAAAACAATCGCCACCGCAACCATAATCTCAAGCTAATTGTTCTTGGTAGCCCAACTGCTAAGCGAGGTAACTAACTTATTTTTTCTACCATTGACCATGAATTCTTATTGATTGACTTGCTTCACCCATCAAAGAACAGCGATAATAATGTTTCTATGGATTTACTTTTCGAGTGGCGTTGAGGTATTTAAGTGACGAGATAAATCagttaatttaaattaaagagGACAAGAAATGTGTCGGGGCCACATAGGTTGTCACCAAACTTATAATTCTTGTCTCTAAATTTGCCCATTACTTGTTTTTTTCATCAGAAATTTGCCTATTAGTTAAAAAGAAGATTCAATTATGAAGTCTCAATAgcatattaaatatttttcaggcTTTGTTGTTGTAATCTCGCTGTTGGCATCAAATCCCAACTCATTCCTATCATTTCTCGTTTCAAAAGAGTCGCCACAACAATCAGAATCTCATGCTAATGCTTTCGTAACTAACTTATTTTTTCTGTCCTCAATGATAAATTCTTCAATTAATTGACTCACTTCACCTcgtttgaaaaagaaatcaccatAAAATCTTTATAAATGTGTTTTTCTAGTAGTGTCGAGATATTTAAGAGACCCGATAAATcaatgaatttaaattaaagagAGGAGAAGATCCACATTTCGACATTGGGTCATCCATAAAATAGACAATTAGTGGGAAGTTAACTCAGAATGAGCCGTTTGAATCCTTGGATTGGGCTTAGGACTAGGATTAGGTTGACAGCCTTGCAAGTTTCAATTGTCCCTACCCTATGCCTTCCTGTGGCAGGCATGATCCTAGTTCCCACTCATCCATGCATCCACATCCAAACACCCGCGTAACACTAACCATGGTTAGCACCTTAACCACACTGAGCGCAATGCGCACCCCCAACCTTAACCCTAGTTCGACGCCCCGCACCCGCTATAAATACCCGCTCTCCAGCTGGTCAGGCCTTTCATTGCTCTCCACCGGAGGCGTGTAAACCCTAGAAACCGCCTCTctctggctctctctctctcgaaggGTTCTCTCGATTTCTTCAATGTCTTCCGCAGAGGTTGAGTATAGGTGCTTCGTCGGCGGTCTCGCTTGGGCCACCGACGACCAGTCCCTCGAGAGGGCTTTCAGCCAGTTTGGGGAGATCCTCGAATCGAAGGTCCGTTTGTCGCAGCAGGAGATCCAGATCTGACCGCGATCCGAATCGAATCCCGATCCGTTCCGATCTGATCTGATCTGTTTGTGTTACTTGATACTATGTTCTCTCTGTGTTACTCTTGAAAAAATTTTTGTTACTGTGACTCGAATCGGTACGtccatcttcatctttttcGCCAGAGACGGAAGATCGATCGATAACAcagctttgttttttccttctcccccACGGTGCGCTTTGGTCCCGGATCTGATGCGTACGCCgttgaatttttgtttcagGTCATCAACGATCGCGAGACCGGGAGGTCCCGCGGGTTCGGCTTCGTTACCTTCGGCAACGAGAAGGCGATGAGGGACGCGATCGACGGCATGAACGGCCAGAACCTCGACGGGAGGAACATCACCGTCAACGAGGCCCAGTCTCGCTCCGGCGGgggcggaggaggcggcggcggattCAGccgcggcggtggcggcgggtaCGGTGGCGGCCGCCGCGAAGGAGGCGGTGGGTACAACCGCGGAGGCGGCGGCTACGGAGGCGGCGGTGGCTACGGAGGCGGCGGGTACGGCGGGAGCCGCGACCGCGGGTACGGAGACGGCGGTTACGGCGGCGGCGGTTACGGCGGCGGCTCCAGGTACTCCAGGGGCGGCGGTGCCTCCGAGGGTAACTGGAGGAACTGAACTGAGTTTGTCGGTgctgtttttaatttttttcccagtTGGCGCATGTGATCTGAGCCTAGGTGGGTGTGGTGTCGTGGTCTTATGGTGTCGTGGTTTCGTCGTCGTG includes these proteins:
- the LOC115737232 gene encoding glycine-rich RNA-binding protein is translated as MSSAEVEYRCFVGGLAWATDDQSLERAFSQFGEILESKVINDRETGRSRGFGFVTFGNEKAMRDAIDGMNGQNLDGRNITVNEAQSRSGGGGGGGGGFSRGGGGGYGGGRREGGGGYNRGGGGYGGGGGYGGGGYGGSRDRGYGDGGYGGGGYGGGSRYSRGGGASEGNWRN